The sequence GAGCCCCCATGGGGCGTATTCAGGGTAATCAGCTTGTGAATGTCATCGTGGTAGTTCGCGCTTTGTAAGTAGAGCCGGGAGAGGATCCCACCCATGCTATGACCAATGATATCCACTTTACCAGCGGCAACGCGTCGTGTTTTGAGCTCGGCGACCGTGGCATCGATGTAGTGAGGAATCACCTGCTGATTGTCGGCGAACTGCGCTCGGCTAGTGGCCCCGTAATCGACCCGTACCAGAAAGGAGGGGGCCAGGGGACCCAAGTCCGTGATCAGCTGATTTTCCATATCCGTGTAGATGGTATTGTCTGAATTCAGACCGTGGACCATCAGCAGCGGGGCCTGGCCTACCAACACGGAGAAGGAAAGAATCGCTGTCGTAGCGGAGGGAGGACCAATCACCAATTGCAACGTGGTAACGGGGTTATTGTCAACGACGGTGGGGTGGCGAAACTCGGCTTCGAGATAATCCGCCGATTGGGACGTAGTCAGGATGCGGCCATAACGCAACGTATCGGGATCCAGTACCTGGAGGCGGGTTTGCAAATAAGGAATCGGCGTTCCGGACGGGCTCCCCGAGACGCGAAACAGGGAGGCTCTGGAACCATCGGCACAAACCCGAAAGAGAAACGGTGTCGTATTGATCAGCTGGCGTTCGAAGCCCGTATGGTTCGTCAGCTGATGATAGTGCTCTATTTTGAACGATTGAGCAATTAACGGCTGCCCATAGATGAGCAGCAACCAGAGGAAGGCAAGTCGTCGGAACATAGTGAGTGGATAGCTAATGGCGCTAAAAATAAGCGCACAGTGCCCCACACAAGTAGTACCACCTGATAAATAATAACCGCTCAGGCTGATGCGGAAAGCGAGTTAAGCAATCCAGGAATAGTATCCAGTTATCCCACTAATTCGACAAGTCCCCAATCCGTTCCGGCTCTTTTCGGCAGCGTTCGTCACCTCATGCCCCGCCGCCCGGCCGCAACTTAGCTGGGCGGTTTGCTGCGACTTATTTATCTTGCTTTGATGACCGAACGCACCTTTACCGCCTTTACCGAAGCCAACCTGCTGGAAGGGGGGCGACTCTGTTTCGCCAATGCAGAAGTGCATTTCGAGTGCGCTGATCACATTGCGACGCTGGGCCACTACGGTATGGCTTCTTCTCATCTGGTCCTGGCCGCAGAAGAAGCGGTTAAGAGTTTTGTCTGCTGGGCTAAGCTCTTTGGTCTGGACATGCCCGACAAAGTAGACAAGTACTTTTCTCAACACAGCCCCAGACACAACGCCGCCCGCGAACTCTACAGCCTCTTCCGGGATGTGCTCGCCATTCAAGACCAAATAAAAGCCTTGGTTCCGCGACTTGGTATTGCCTTCGTTACCGAACAGCTGGATAAAGGAATCACCCTTGACGAACACTTCATCCAGACGACGTTGGTTGAAGCACTGGCTCCCCAAGTAGCCCTGGAAACTGGACGGCTGTTGCTGGAGCAGAAAGCAAGCCACGACCTGTACCAAGAGCGAATCGACCGCAAGTGGTGGAACAACGCGAATGGGCTTAAGAATAGAGGATTTTATGTCGACCACGAGGACAATAAAGGCTGGTTGCTGCCTCAGCAGATATCCAAAGCCGAGTATCAGGACAGTCGGGAGCGAGTGGATCGCGTGCTGACTGTACTCGAACAAATGGCGAGATTTGATCTTGACAGCCTCACCCAATTTAAAACCTATTTAGCCATGAGCAAGCCTACTACGCTGGAACTATTCGAGACCGCCCCCAATGGGACTAGAACGGATATTGTCTATCTCACCAAAGTCCCTTCAGTTGATGGTAGCGACTTCGAGTACCTAGTCGAATTTGAGGAATTGGAAGGGGTTACCGAGCGGATGGAGATTGGCCGAGTAGGCCTGATCGACGGCAAGCTATGGCTATCAAATGACCATGCTCAAATTACGTATAAGGGAATGCTGTTGCTATCTACATGGATCGAAGAGCATTTAGAAGATGCTGACTAAGATTAATTGTAAGTCTTTGACAAGTCTAATAATTATTTATCTGTGGAAAACAAAGAAAATTATACAGCTGATAAGCCAGTCGACAGTTCTAGCGAAGATGCCTTTCAAAGGTACGGATTTGCTAAACGCATTGCTGAGACAATCGTAACTAGAAAGGATGCAAATTCAATTGTGTTTGGTATATTCGGCGCTTGGGGGGAAGGTAAAACATCGGTTATAAATTTTATATACAATGAAATATCAAATGCAGATGGGGATTGTATACAAATTACGTTTAATCCATGGCGATTTACCGATGAAGCGGCCTTACTTATCTCATTTTTCAACAAACTTGCCTCAGAATTAAAAAAACATATTTCATATGAAACAGCTATCGCCATATCACAAAAGAGCTGGGTGAAGAGAACTTATGAAAAGATAACTAAGCCAGAAGATCAACCTTTAAAAACAGCATCTGAGAATATTGGAGAACTCATTCAAAAATATGGTAAGACGGTTTCTATTTTCGGAGTAGGTGACGCGGCTGAAACTATAGGAAAAGCAATCGCTAACACTGATTTAGATGTATTGAAAGAACGAATTGAAAAGTTACTTGCTGAAAATAAAAAGCGTATCATTATTTACATAGATGATATTGATAGGCTAGAAAAGTCTGAGATTCACTCCATTTTTAGACTCGTTAAACTAACAGGCAATTTCTTATATACAACGTATGTTTTGTCTTTTGACCAAGATATGGTTGCATCTGCTATAGGGGAACGATTCGGTTCGGGAGATAAGCGGGCAGGTGAAAATTTTATTGAGAAAATCATACAAGTGCCTCTAAATATCCCTAAAGCGCAGCCAGATGCATTAAAAAAGTTTTGCTTTGAATTAGTTGACAAAGTTTTGGAATCAGCTGATATTTCCCTTTCAGAAAATGACGTTCAGCGGTTTGTCCTTCAATTTACATCAAATATATTACCCCAATTATCAACACCAAGGCTAGCCGTCAGATACGGCAATTCATTGTCTTTCTACGTGCCGCTATTGAAAGGTGAAGTGAATATGGTCGATCTATTGCTTGTTGAAGCACTTCGTATCTTCTACCCTGAACACTATTTTTTTGTTAAAGAAAACTCTTCCGTATTCTTAAAGTCTTACAATTCTCCATACAATAGATATAATAACGAGAGTTTAAAAGCCGATGCTAAAGCTCAACTAGATGAATTAAATAAAAAAAGCAAAAAGATTGGGAATAGTGATGTCTCCAATCTTTTGGGGGATTTATTTCCAAACCTTAATGCTATTTTTAGTGCTGGAAATTTCTATAGTGGTTCAACTGATGATTGGTATTTGCAAAAACGTATCGCTTCGCCAAAGTATTTCGATAGGTACTTTAGCTATACGGTCGTGAATGGCGATGTATCTGACGTAGAGTTCGATTTATTCCTGTCGAATCTTGAAACCATAAAGAATGGCGAAGAGGTCGCTCAAGTACTCAGGAAGTTTCTTGAGACGTCCACTGCTGATAACTTAATTTATAAGATAAGAAGTTACGAAAATAAGTTGAAGTGGTCATCGGCGAAAGGTTTAGTCAGAGGCTTGTGTGTTATTTCAACATTGTTACCAAACGAGAAAAGTTTTTTGGGCTTTGGGTTTGGTTCCCCTTTTAGTCAAGCTGCTATATTCATACATAAAATATTAGAGAATAATAAAGCTGAAGGAGATTTGTATACTTTCGTTGAAGAGCTGATGAGCCAGCCTGTTAGTTTTGATTTTTCATATGAAATAAATTATTGGTTAAGGGCAGAAGATGCCACAAAAGACAAACTTTTCAGCAATGATGAATTTATCAGGCTTGCAGAAGTCCTTACTCAAAGGGCGGTGGACGAAGCTGGACAAGATTCCATCTTTGTACGCTTTGAAGAATACGTTCATTTTCTTGGACCTGCTTGGTACCAGAGAGATCCGGTAGCCTACAGAAATTATATAATGGATTATTTAGCGAGAGAACCCAAAAATGTCGCCTCATTTCTGAAAGCATTTACGCCAACTGTTAGAAGCACGTCTAGGCCGGAACCCTTTAAAGGCGACCTGTCTAAAGAGAGATATGATAACATTGTTCAATTTATTGACCGGAAAATTCTGTTCGAGAAGATTGCTTCTGAATACTCAATCGACGAATTGAATAAAGAACAGCCGTATTGGGACAACAGATACGGAAATGTGAACACGGAAATGAACATGCTTAGACAATTTCTGCATTGGTATGACTTAGAGAAGGGAGCCAGCATTAATTAATATATTGTAGTGTTAGTTTTTATTACTCGGTCTATGAAATCTTAACATGATCTTTTAGAAGTAATAAGCAGATTCCAAATCTGCTTGAGTTTCAACTTGCTAGCTAGGAATTTGTAGCATGATAAATATAGTTATATGATTAATTTGTCAATTGTATTTTAGCGGTAGAAGATTATCCTCCATTTACTTTAGCGAACTGATTGTTGCCTCTTTGATTAGAGTTAGTCGTTCTTGCTCAATCTGTTTAAGAGAACCATAAGCTTCAGGAATAATAGAATCAAGTTCCTCCGCTAAAACAGGGGACACTACTGTACCATTATCATCTGGCTCTTGCCGAGCCATAAATAACAAAAGCTCTTTTTCCTTGTCCGACAGCATATCATTGTAACGAGTCAGAGTCTCTCTACTCGCTTGAACAATTGCAGGACTAGCAGCTACATTTGGCAAAGTAACGAATAGCTTCATTTCACGCTGGTGAATGTCAATCAATCTGCTCACCAGCCCGGTCTCTTCTGCATCTGGCTCTTCGAAAAAATGATAATATTCAGACGGCGGCTGGAACAGGCGCTTGAACGTTGGATAGAGTGTTGTGAATGGGCCGCCGTTTGGCCAGCAATTGCGTTTCTGCCAAAGATTCAAGATTAAGTCCGAGCATTCCTTTTTGGCTGCTTCTCGCTCAACATCAGAAGCTGCCGCTTCAGCTCTATCCATCAGTTCAGCCACCCGATGTGCCATCCATCGCCCCAAGATGTTCGAACCTTCGACTACCTTCAATTCATGGGCAATAGTCTGGCCCAAGCGGGTAGTGGCAATCCATTGTGCTGAGGATTCCGTTGGGGTTGAGGATGAATACGGTATGTTTTCCCCGGTCGTATTTTGTATCTCGTTCTCGTTTGGCATGACTCCGTCTGAGTAATATGTTAAGCAGAAGCACTTGATTCGTTTGCTGCATGTAAGCCTGTAAGGCTGACCATTTTATCCATATTCTGGTACCGCTTGAATACGTTTGCTCCTTGTAGTGTCTCTCTTCACGAGGATCATCACTCCAGCGTTCACAACGGACCATAGGTTCGCCCGCTCGATTTACGTAAAGCCGATCAGCTTGTACGGCAGTAAGTGATAATTCCTCAATAAAGGTCGGATGGGGTCGTACCCTAAAACCACGTTTTTTTAGCCGGGCCGGGTCATTCTCCTCTAAACCTTCGTCAACATAATCTACCTGGGCCAGCGAGGCATGAACGGCAAATCCACGAGTACTTTCTGTTTGCCATTCATCATCTTCTTCAAAGCCAAACATGGGAAAGTCGACGCGGCCCGGTTCGGCTACCTGAAAGGCTCTGGCTAGCGAGGTTGCCATGTCAGAGTTGGCGAAAACACTACTAACATTCGTTTCGCCATCCCTTTTTTGATCGTCATTATAGCTAGGTGAAAAGCCAAAATCACGCTCCCCATATATTACGAGCCAGCCATCCTTGCCTGGCTCAGACAGCCCTAGTGCTTCTAGGTAATCATCAGCTAAGCGTTGCTCCCAAGGGTCCGGCAGTTTACCCCAACATTCCGCCAGTAACGGAATCGGGGTCTTTAAATCGGCTAACCAGCCCTTAAAACCAGTATTGGAAAAACGATCTTTAACCCAGCTTTGCCAACGGCCATCAGGGTCCGCATCGGTGTAGTCATCTACTACCACGGCACACTGATCGATCAGGCGGCCTGCTACGCACATGAGCGCGTTGATGGTTAAATTAACGCCGATAGATTCGACGGTAGGTTCAGAATGCTTGTAGTAATATGTCAACGAAGAATCGTATCGGCTAAAAAACTCCCAGTACTGGCTGTAGTCCTTCTGATCATATTGCCAACGATCACATATCCATTCTTCTGTCAAGACAGCAATTGTGTTACTTGATTGACCAAAAACATCACCAACTCCTTTAAACCAATGATCTTGAATGTCATAACGGTCAAATTTTATGCGATCAGCGTGATCTCTACTCAGATGTAGCTCATCCCCCTCAGCCATATAGCCACTGCGTTCCAACAAGCAAGCTTTGGGGGTGTTTATCTGCTCGATTTGCTGCCACTCATCGTCGGATAATTCGGTTCCAATTTGATCTCGTAGTCGAAGCAGTATTTTTTTGGCGAACCCACGTATTTGAACATGCGGCAAATCGGCATTAAGCGCATGAGTCGCTATGCTTCGACAATGAGGAAGTAATAGAACAGGGGCTTCATCTGCTAATCTTTCCAGAAGTAATAGAAGCCATACACGGGCCGACATCCAAAAAAAGTCGTATCCGTCCGGTATTAACTCGCTGTCTTTGCCATTAGAGAGTGTCAATAAATGCGTTAGCAGCCTGTCTCGCAGTGAAGCATTCGCGTTAAGCGTAAGGATTTCCCGGACGGCATGAGCGGTATGCCAGCGTATTCGTATGTCTGGGTGACCAAATAGATGCCAACACAAACTCGCTAAATGGCTTACCTCATCATAGCACTCTACAGAATTTTCCGCTACCGAGAGTAGATTGGGGAGCGTTTTGCCATCTTGCGCTAAACGCTCTTCTAATCGGTTCAGTAACCAGTCTGTTACTGCTTCCTGCTCCTCTGGCGAAAGCTGTTGGCATAAGGCATCCGCCGTTCGAGAAAGTGTCTCTTCCGTCAAACTGGGCAACCAATCTGCTAAGCCGGGCAGTAGAATCTCCGCTCGCGAGGATCCGATTAGAGGTAACTTTAGAAACGACTCTACGTGGCAAGGGTTATTGCCCTCATTAATAATAACTGGGAGATGCTTGTAGTAGAATCTAATTAGTCCTTTTTCATGAGTCACCCAATTTTTAACAGTTTGATTGGTTTGCCACCTATTCAGGAAAATAGTAAGAATGTGTATGAGCAAATGCCCATACCGTAACTGATAATAATGTTCCTGATAGAAAGTAAGGTTACAGATATACTCTAGAAAGGCTGTCCTTTGTCCGAAGGATACCGCGTCACCAAGTTGTGTGAGGCAGTCTACCAATTCGGGCACACGCAGTTGAAAGCGCACATCATTATCCGCTTGAAAGGCCGCTAAATCACCCTGTCGCGCTCTATCGTGCCAAAAATCGACTTTCGCTGATGTGTCGCGCGGCAAAGTAGGTTGCCACTCATGTAAACTGTCGACGAAAGCCAGCGTCTGGTTCATGATGACCGCTTGAGGATGCTGAGTCAAGCCATTTTGCGACCCCCAGTCTGTTAAACGCCGAATGGCTTCTACGCGCTGACTTAGCCTAGCATTACGCAATGCCCACACGGCCAATTTGTCAAACAGTTCTTCCTTTAGCTGATGGCTTTTTCGCCCGGCTGGGTTGAGGGCGGCCGATTTGTCGAGCAATGCGAGGCTTGGTTCAACTCGATCTTCGGTTTCCCCTCGGATGCGTAGCAGTGGTATGCTGACACAGCTAGGCCAATTGTTACTGTTGGTTGCCCCACGAAGAACCGGTTCAATACCCTCTTCGATTGGCAGAAAATTCATGTAGTCCCACCGACTTAAGACGCGTAGACCAGTGCCTAGGTCTAGCTTTGTGGTGGCTTCCAACGTCTGTTCCAACGGTGCCGCTATTTCGCCTGTCAAATACGGCTTATAAGCTTCCGTCAAGGCCGCAAGTCGCAAGCTAAAGCGAGCTTTTTGGGTGAACGATGGTAAATCGGCCAGCGCTTTAAGCCGGTTGGCACCGACTCTCAGTCGGTAAATTACCTCATCGCTTACACCTTCATTAGCCGCGTTGACAGCCCTTGTATACAGGTCTCGGCTTAAGTCTTCATCAAAACGGAAAACAATTTCAGCTGATTCAAGCAGTATTTGCCAACGGTCATCTACGTGTATGGCATCAGTCACGCCATCGTCCGCAGCTCGTTCTATCAGTGTCAATCCAAACTGAGTGTATTCACGTATTGGCAGCAGATACCGGCCCAGTTCAAGCCAGCATTGTCTGGCGACCTGACTACCCGTTACACGAACGGCTTGGTCCGCTAACGCATTAAGCGCATCCTGCTGACCAGATAAACACGCCAGCGTTTTACCAATGATCACCAACCGTGCCCGTTGCTCATTAATGTACCGGTAGTGGGCATTAGTTCGTATGGTGAATAGGTTAGCTACGCTCTCTGTTAGTTCCGCTGCGTAAGTAGAGGGGTAGAGTTGACCCAATTGACCTTTGACCAACATAATCTGTTGCGAGAGTAATGGACCAAATAATTCCTTGTATACTCTTCGTTGAGGTTCGTTGGCATCGCCTTGAGAAAGCGGGTCTACCCTAGCCGGGGTGGGTTGTAAATAAGTGGGTAGGATATCATTAATGGTAAGCTGTTTTCCTTGTAGAACAGCCTTCAATACGATGCTTCGCAAGGGAAATGTGATTTCCTGCAACTCGCCATAATCAGGTGAAAAAAAATCAGGGATAAGCGGAGCCAACTCTTCTATGACGCCGATTACTATGCTCGGCTCGATGCCTTGTCTAGCAAAAAGTTCAGCTAGGGGTGTGGCCCACTGTAAACCCTGAGATCGTGTTGAGCGTCGTATTGCTTTTTTACGCCGAATCGCTTTGGTCTGAATGGCCTCGTTTAAGGCCGCAGCAACATCACGTACCCGCTCGGGACGAATTTTGCGACCTAGTTCTCCTAATTTTGCTAGAATGATACCTTCAAAGCGGACCGGCAACCGAACTTCTTGTAGGTATGCCTCGATTTGATCATCATCCAGCCAGGGCTCCACTTGGGCAGTAAATAGCTCCAATCTATTCTCAATTGCTTTATACGGCTTCGTTTTAGCTAGCCTTCGTTTGAGTTCGCTGGGGCCATAAAGCCAGAAGACAGCCTCCATTTCATTGGCACGATCCTTGGCTTGAATTTCCCATTGACGCGTTTGGTGTTCGGGAGTACGTGCATATCGCCTAATCCAAGCCCACCCCTGCTTTAGATGGCTAGATGCAAGCTCCTGTTGAGATTGGTTTTTTGCATAGGCTGCTGCCAGCTTGAAATGCATTGCTCCCATCCAGCGACCTGTATTGGCTTCATCGAAGTAAGGCACTAAATCCTCTGTTTGGCCGAATAGATTGGCAAACGACACGTTGGCCTGAACCAGCTTGCGAACAGCGTCATTCGAGTTTTTATACTCGCAGGCTAGCAATAGCAGCTTGGCACCCGCCCCATCGAGCTTCAAATGTGCTGCTGCTTTGAGAGCCAGTTGAATGCGTTGTTCTTGGGTGGCTACCCGAATTAAGCTGTCCGTGATAATCTCAAGCGATGGTCCGCTTAAGGCAAGGTCAATCAATTCACTATACAGTCCTGCTTCCCAATAATGTTCGACGACAACGCGGGCAGCGTAAACATCGGTTGCTGCTATAGCCTTGAAGTGGCTGGCAAGTTGCTCGTGCGTTTGTTTTAGGATGCCCTTCGTTTCAGGCCGGTCCCTTAGGTGCGTATCAAAATCTTCATCCCGAATAACAATATGCTCTTGGTCAAAAAGCAGTCCGGGACTAAGGGATTGACAGAAAAGTTGGGCCTTGCTAATAGGTATCCCACAAGCGTCAGCAAAAACAGGCAATGGAATCGGACGATGGAGGCACGTTAGGATGGCTAAGAAAGACTTTGCCTTAAGTGGATCAGTGGCTGAATGTACAGCCTGTTCAATCAACTCCTCGAAGATAACCTCTGGCACGAGGTTGGCGTGGCGGAATACATGCAGAAATGCCTTGAACCCGCCCCCAAGGAAATTTCCCTGCTCAAGTAAGTATTGCTGAATACGTGGATTATGCCGAGTCTTTGCATGAAAGGCAAAACATGACCTTGATTTGGCAGTAGGAAAGGTTCGCCGAAGGTGTGTAATCGATGCATCCAGACTAAACCCTTTTAAATCAAACTGATACGCCCCTTTTGGGGCCTGTAACGAATCAGCTCTGTCGCCCGTCCGCGCACTCATCAGCAGTCGACAGTTTGTTGGTAAGGCCAGTTCCCAAAGAAAGGGGACAAATGACCTAGGGTCACCTTCCAGCGACGCTTGACTAACCGCGTTATCAGCCGCGTCAATAGCAATGACCAACAAACTATTCTCTTCAGGAAGCATAGTTGCCGCTTTATTCAGACGACGTTGAAACATGTCTATTAGCTGGTATTTATCCTGTGGTGGGGTCGTCAAAAAAGGAATCCCTGTCTGCGTTGATAGTTCATTACTCAGCTGCATGATCGCCCGCAGCAACGTATGACGGCCAGAGCTTAAATTCCGGTAGTTACCCGCTCCAAAACAATCGTACACAATCATCGCTGAGCCGCTTGGCAAGTAGTCTTTTACTTGTTGGAGCGTTGTACTCTTTCCTACCCCGGCTACTCCATGTGCCAGTACACGTTGATTCGCGACAATGCATTGAGCAAGCAGCGAGGCTTCCTGCGTTTGGATTACGTCTTCGGGCAGTGCCAAGAATGAGGGTTCGGGAAACAAATCCTCATCCTCACGTATGTGCAGTTCCGCCAATACATCTTCTCGGAAGATACCATTCGATGCTGCCTGTTCAGGTAGCATATGGCTATTAACCAGTTCTCTAAGCGCCTGAACAACCTGTTTTTTCTCGAATGGCCCAACAGAGTCATTTAATTCATCGAAAGCCGCCAGGTGCTGCCACCGTCTGGAACCAGCATCACAGCCGCTTAAGTCAAGAATTGTCAAAAAATTGATGAAGTGCTCGATAGGCAATCTGATCCGTTCAAACAGAGTTCGAATCCACCGTTTCGTCGTCTGATCGTTCGGAAGCGAGGCAATAAAATCAGCGAAAGTATTTGGTCTTGGATGTTGAGCTAGAGCAAGTCTACATTGGGACAGCGTTTGCTCAAGTCGATTATCTAACGCCTGATTACTAACAAGGCGAATCGTCAGCTTAGCGGTTATATCTTCAGGCGCAAACCCGTTTGCGATCAAATCCTGATAGCTAGCGGCAAGGCGCTCAACAACAGAGTCATTTTTGTTTTTAGATGAACGCTGGTTAAACTTGCCAAGGGTCCAGGTTCCATGTTCGTCTGTTGTACTGTATTTAAGTTGAGATATAATGACTTTTGTTGAATCATCAAAACTGGCTCCTCCAAAATACTCAGTGATATCGGCGGCCAAGTAGCTATTTCTTGATCCTGTTTTAACGGAATCTTTTGCATTGACTCCCTCAATTTTCACACAGGTCAATGGACTGCCGGGAGCTAGCATCGAAATAAGTCGCCTAACCGCCCATAACTTATGGTAATCGTGACCTGCGTTTGAGTAATGAACGCTTGAAGCTTGCTCTAGTAAAGTAGAATCTGCTTTTGACTGTCGGCTCTGAGTACGTTTACGGGTAACAGGGGTTGCCATAGGTAGCTACGCAAGGGAATCGATAACATTTAACCACCAATTTATTCAATAAGTAGCATAATAACGAGCCGTCCCTTGTGTCATATATTTCGCTATACCCCAGACAATCAGTCATATTACGTTTTATTGTACCAAAATAGTTTTAGAAAATTAGGTGGTGTTGGCAGCACACTACAAAGCTACGCTCGGTCTCTACTAGGGTAGCTTACAGAGTGAACTTATCGATTCAAACGTCTGGTCTGACAAGTCGTTTTATCTTTGCCCGCAACTAAGTGCACATGCATTTGACCCAAACCTTACGCCATGGCAACCCACCCAGACGACATAAAGCAGCAAGTCGGCGCAATGATTCGAGAAGCAAGAATAAGGAAAGGATTAACCCTTAAGGAACTTGGCTTACAGCTAGGTGTCTCCGAGTCCGTAGCGGCTCGCTATGAACAGGGAAAACAAAACCTTACCATCGAAACGTTACAAAAGCTGGCCACTGCTTTAGGCTTCAAATTTGAAGCGAGATTCGTTTAGCATTCATATTTTTTACAAGAACACTTGTTACATATAGTCAGTTGTTTATATTTGTAGTGTCAATCGGCAAATAAAAACCCCCAACGCTTCATTCTTTGGACGGAACAGCGAAGGGGGCATGTACCACAAAAAACCTCTCAGAATCATGAGTACGGTGCAAATCTACGATGCCTGGCCCATTGTGCCAAGCCTCCATGAGCCAACGGCTCCCACTCCCGCCCAACGCGGCGATCTCAACCACCGCTTCTTAGCCGTCATGCAGGCGCTGGGCCTGTCGGGCTACGCCGTGGCCAAGGGCGCGGGCATCGCCCAGCCCACCCTGAGCTACATCGCCTCGGGCAAACAGAAGCCGTCCATTTCCCTGATCGAGTGGCTCCTGAACACCTACCCGCAGGTCGACGCTGACTATTTACTGCGGGGTATCGGTGGGCCCCTGCGGGACACGCTGCTGCACCATCACGAACCGACGCCACTAGCCGGAACGGGCTTCGAGTTGCAGCTGGGGCGGCTGCGCTGGTATTTGCGCGACGAAGTCTACCCACAACTCGAAGACGACGCGAACCTGATCTACGACGAGCAGGGCGAGATCATCCAGCACGCGGACGTGGCACTGGCAATTCACCTCCACCGCGAATTCGTAACG comes from Fibrella aestuarina BUZ 2 and encodes:
- a CDS encoding AbiV family abortive infection protein; translated protein: MTERTFTAFTEANLLEGGRLCFANAEVHFECADHIATLGHYGMASSHLVLAAEEAVKSFVCWAKLFGLDMPDKVDKYFSQHSPRHNAARELYSLFRDVLAIQDQIKALVPRLGIAFVTEQLDKGITLDEHFIQTTLVEALAPQVALETGRLLLEQKASHDLYQERIDRKWWNNANGLKNRGFYVDHEDNKGWLLPQQISKAEYQDSRERVDRVLTVLEQMARFDLDSLTQFKTYLAMSKPTTLELFETAPNGTRTDIVYLTKVPSVDGSDFEYLVEFEELEGVTERMEIGRVGLIDGKLWLSNDHAQITYKGMLLLSTWIEEHLEDAD
- a CDS encoding KAP family P-loop NTPase fold protein; protein product: MENKENYTADKPVDSSSEDAFQRYGFAKRIAETIVTRKDANSIVFGIFGAWGEGKTSVINFIYNEISNADGDCIQITFNPWRFTDEAALLISFFNKLASELKKHISYETAIAISQKSWVKRTYEKITKPEDQPLKTASENIGELIQKYGKTVSIFGVGDAAETIGKAIANTDLDVLKERIEKLLAENKKRIIIYIDDIDRLEKSEIHSIFRLVKLTGNFLYTTYVLSFDQDMVASAIGERFGSGDKRAGENFIEKIIQVPLNIPKAQPDALKKFCFELVDKVLESADISLSENDVQRFVLQFTSNILPQLSTPRLAVRYGNSLSFYVPLLKGEVNMVDLLLVEALRIFYPEHYFFVKENSSVFLKSYNSPYNRYNNESLKADAKAQLDELNKKSKKIGNSDVSNLLGDLFPNLNAIFSAGNFYSGSTDDWYLQKRIASPKYFDRYFSYTVVNGDVSDVEFDLFLSNLETIKNGEEVAQVLRKFLETSTADNLIYKIRSYENKLKWSSAKGLVRGLCVISTLLPNEKSFLGFGFGSPFSQAAIFIHKILENNKAEGDLYTFVEELMSQPVSFDFSYEINYWLRAEDATKDKLFSNDEFIRLAEVLTQRAVDEAGQDSIFVRFEEYVHFLGPAWYQRDPVAYRNYIMDYLAREPKNVASFLKAFTPTVRSTSRPEPFKGDLSKERYDNIVQFIDRKILFEKIASEYSIDELNKEQPYWDNRYGNVNTEMNMLRQFLHWYDLEKGASIN
- a CDS encoding helix-turn-helix domain-containing protein; its protein translation is MATHPDDIKQQVGAMIREARIRKGLTLKELGLQLGVSESVAARYEQGKQNLTIETLQKLATALGFKFEARFV
- a CDS encoding helix-turn-helix domain-containing protein, with translation MSTVQIYDAWPIVPSLHEPTAPTPAQRGDLNHRFLAVMQALGLSGYAVAKGAGIAQPTLSYIASGKQKPSISLIEWLLNTYPQVDADYLLRGIGGPLRDTLLHHHEPTPLAGTGFELQLGRLRWYLRDEVYPQLEDDANLIYDEQGEIIQHADVALAIHLHREFVTYLGEHQSQWWDYYWDELLYLCERFYTSSAQLASILGHPQFIALLHAFNKVG